One genomic region from Bacteroidota bacterium encodes:
- a CDS encoding M14 family zinc carboxypeptidase — protein MRFASTAVLALLLAAPAALHAQQAADAPPRYSEVRITLADRSDLADLSARVPGVGHVGLDKVDGRWVAVTVLSEADLADLAASGFAYEVSVADLAADYAARAPFSEAERQQALAASRASGFGFGSMGGYYTFDEVVAKLDEMHADYPDLITARESIGQSHQGRDIWMVKISDNPGVDENEPEVLYTALHHAREPQSMATVIYYMFYLLENYGTNTQATNLVNNREMYFVPVLNPDGYVYNQQTNPDGGGFWRKNRRDNPGSSFGVDLNRNYAYEWGRDNQGSSGNASSEVYRGPAPFSEPETAAIRDFLNTREIRGAFNYHSYSNVLLHSWGYERGVYTPDQDLFTRASTYLTQVNGYEFGQAADVLYPANGDSDDWHYGEQDTKGKIFAWTPEVGSFFQGFWPRQSDIVPLAETNRVMNLRLARLAGFYPTVARFEVAETHSGNGHLDPGESAAATVTVQNIGLEGMTGVRLRIVSEAPGVLDEPSRFSQAFDLAAGESVEVEGLAFTLSPSAPLGLRSDLAVEFSFDDVALAETLTGVAIGTPVALFEDPAASTGGWTTGDGWGLTPTQGTSTPTAFADSPSGFYRDGANNALTLAEPLDLSSAASPRLRFMARWDIEAGYDVAQVRASTDGGTWTPLAGRYTSVGSGNGAQVPGEPGYDGTQATWVEESIDLSAFEGAPEVQVQFVLRADGGVTADGFYVDDLAVEYFTNANPVSTEGDGAQPDQVVLFENYPNPFDRQTLIPFELPQASTVSLAVYDLLGQRVRTLADGLYAAGSHSATWDGSDGAGQAVASGVYVVTLRAAGSVKTRKLLVVR, from the coding sequence ATGCGCTTCGCCTCCACCGCCGTTCTCGCCCTGTTGCTCGCCGCGCCAGCCGCGCTGCACGCGCAGCAGGCTGCCGACGCGCCGCCCCGCTACAGCGAGGTCCGCATCACGCTCGCCGACCGCAGCGACCTCGCTGACCTCTCTGCGCGCGTCCCCGGCGTCGGACACGTAGGGCTCGACAAAGTGGACGGCAGGTGGGTGGCCGTTACCGTACTCAGCGAGGCCGACCTCGCCGACCTCGCCGCGAGCGGGTTCGCCTACGAGGTCTCGGTCGCCGACCTGGCCGCCGACTACGCCGCGCGCGCACCCTTCAGTGAGGCCGAGCGTCAGCAGGCCCTCGCCGCGAGCCGCGCCTCAGGCTTCGGCTTCGGCTCGATGGGGGGCTACTACACCTTCGACGAGGTGGTCGCCAAGCTCGACGAGATGCACGCCGACTACCCGGACCTCATCACCGCCCGCGAGTCGATCGGGCAGAGCCACCAGGGGCGCGACATCTGGATGGTCAAGATCTCCGACAACCCCGGCGTCGACGAGAACGAGCCGGAGGTGCTCTACACCGCGCTCCACCACGCCCGCGAGCCGCAGAGCATGGCGACGGTGATCTACTACATGTTCTACCTCCTTGAGAACTACGGGACTAACACCCAGGCGACCAACCTCGTCAACAACCGGGAGATGTACTTCGTCCCCGTTCTCAACCCCGACGGCTACGTCTACAACCAGCAGACCAACCCGGACGGGGGCGGGTTCTGGCGCAAGAACCGCCGCGACAATCCGGGCAGCAGCTTCGGCGTGGACCTCAACCGCAACTACGCCTACGAGTGGGGCCGCGACAACCAGGGCTCCAGCGGCAACGCGAGCAGCGAGGTCTACCGCGGTCCGGCTCCGTTCTCCGAGCCCGAGACCGCTGCGATCCGCGACTTCCTCAACACGCGGGAGATCCGCGGCGCGTTCAACTACCACTCCTACAGCAACGTCCTACTCCACTCCTGGGGCTACGAGCGAGGCGTCTACACCCCGGACCAGGACCTCTTCACGCGGGCCTCGACGTACCTGACGCAGGTCAACGGCTACGAGTTCGGCCAGGCTGCCGACGTGCTCTACCCAGCCAACGGCGACTCGGACGACTGGCACTACGGCGAGCAAGACACAAAGGGCAAAATCTTCGCCTGGACTCCGGAGGTCGGCTCGTTCTTCCAGGGCTTCTGGCCACGCCAGAGCGACATCGTCCCGCTCGCCGAGACCAACCGGGTGATGAACCTTCGCCTGGCCCGGCTCGCCGGGTTCTACCCGACCGTCGCCCGGTTCGAGGTAGCCGAGACCCACAGCGGGAACGGTCACCTCGACCCCGGCGAGTCTGCCGCAGCGACAGTGACGGTGCAGAACATCGGCCTGGAAGGGATGACGGGCGTCCGCCTCCGCATCGTGAGTGAGGCCCCCGGTGTGCTGGACGAGCCGAGCCGCTTCAGCCAGGCGTTCGACCTCGCTGCCGGCGAGAGCGTCGAGGTCGAGGGCCTCGCCTTCACGCTCAGCCCGAGCGCGCCGCTCGGCCTGCGGAGCGACCTCGCCGTCGAGTTCTCGTTCGACGACGTCGCGCTCGCCGAGACGCTCACGGGCGTGGCCATCGGGACGCCGGTCGCCCTCTTCGAAGACCCCGCCGCGTCGACCGGTGGCTGGACGACGGGCGACGGCTGGGGTCTGACGCCCACCCAGGGTACGTCGACGCCGACGGCCTTCGCCGACAGCCCCTCGGGCTTCTACCGCGACGGGGCCAACAACGCCCTCACGCTCGCCGAGCCGCTCGACCTGAGCAGCGCCGCCAGCCCTCGGCTCCGCTTCATGGCGCGGTGGGACATCGAGGCCGGCTACGACGTGGCCCAGGTCCGCGCCTCCACCGACGGCGGTACCTGGACGCCGCTCGCGGGGCGCTACACCTCGGTCGGCTCGGGCAACGGTGCCCAAGTCCCGGGCGAGCCGGGCTACGACGGCACCCAGGCGACCTGGGTCGAGGAGTCCATCGACCTGAGCGCCTTCGAGGGCGCGCCCGAGGTCCAGGTCCAGTTTGTGCTCCGCGCCGACGGCGGCGTGACCGCCGACGGGTTCTACGTCGACGACCTCGCGGTCGAGTATTTCACTAACGCTAACCCGGTCTCGACCGAGGGCGACGGCGCGCAGCCGGACCAGGTGGTGCTCTTCGAGAACTACCCCAACCCGTTCGACCGCCAGACCCTCATCCCGTTCGAGCTGCCGCAGGCGAGCACGGTCTCGCTCGCGGTCTACGACCTCCTGGGCCAGCGCGTCCGCACCCTCGCCGACGGCCTCTACGCCGCCGGCTCGCACAGCGCGACCTGGGACGGGAGCGACGGGGCCGGCCAGGCGGTGGCGAGCGGGGTCTACGTCGTCACCCTGCGCGCGGCGGGGTCCGTGAAGACGCGCAAGCTGCTCGTGGTCAGGTGA
- the pruA gene encoding L-glutamate gamma-semialdehyde dehydrogenase: MTNAVLRPPAPANESVRSYAPGALERRSLQKRISEMREETVAIPAVIGGERVETGRTAEVVAPHEHSRVLARAHLGGEAEVGRAVDAAVEARHDWMRMPWNDRASVFLRAADLLAGPWRDTINAATMLGQSKNAYQAEIDSAAELVDFFRYNVHFMRQIYEEQPVSPPGQWNQVEYRPLEGFVFAVTPFNFTSIAGNLPTAPALMGNTVVWKPATTALLSAYYIMALLEAAGLPPGVVNLVPGSGADVGDPAIASPHFTGLHFTGSTGTFNHLWREIGNNLDAYRTYPRIVGETGGKDFIVAHESADPEAVATAIVRGAFEYQGQKCSAASRVYLPEALWPAVEESLMQQLGEMQMGPVEDFTNFVNAVIDRKSFENITGYIDRAKEADGVRIAHGGGYDDSEGFYVEPTVLITEDPHYETMEHELFGPVASLYVAPASTSFSDLLKLVDETSPYALTGAVFARDRSAVIEARDTLAEAAGNFYINDKPTGAVVGQQPFGGARGSGTNDKAGSHVNLLRWTSLRAIKETFVPAAHFAYPFHAPDVRANGREESVEG, from the coding sequence ATGACCAACGCCGTCCTCCGCCCCCCTGCCCCTGCCAACGAATCTGTGCGCTCCTACGCGCCCGGTGCGCTTGAGCGACGGTCTTTGCAAAAACGGATATCCGAGATGCGCGAGGAGACCGTCGCCATCCCGGCCGTGATCGGCGGCGAGCGGGTCGAGACCGGGCGCACGGCCGAGGTCGTAGCCCCGCACGAGCACAGCCGCGTGCTGGCGCGCGCGCACCTCGGCGGCGAGGCCGAGGTCGGCCGCGCCGTCGACGCCGCCGTCGAGGCCCGGCACGACTGGATGCGGATGCCCTGGAACGACCGCGCCTCGGTCTTCCTCCGCGCCGCCGACCTCCTCGCCGGGCCGTGGCGCGACACGATCAACGCCGCCACCATGCTCGGCCAGAGTAAGAACGCCTACCAGGCCGAGATCGACAGCGCCGCCGAGCTCGTCGACTTCTTTCGCTACAACGTCCACTTCATGCGGCAGATCTACGAGGAGCAGCCGGTCTCGCCGCCCGGCCAGTGGAACCAGGTCGAGTACCGCCCGCTCGAAGGGTTCGTCTTCGCCGTCACGCCGTTCAACTTCACGAGCATCGCGGGCAACCTCCCGACGGCACCCGCGCTGATGGGCAACACGGTCGTTTGGAAGCCCGCGACGACGGCGCTCCTCTCGGCATACTACATCATGGCGCTCCTCGAAGCGGCCGGCCTCCCCCCCGGCGTCGTCAACCTCGTCCCCGGCAGCGGGGCCGACGTGGGCGACCCGGCGATTGCCTCTCCCCACTTCACCGGCCTCCACTTCACCGGCTCGACGGGCACGTTCAACCACCTCTGGCGCGAGATCGGGAACAACCTCGACGCGTACCGGACCTACCCCCGGATCGTCGGCGAGACAGGCGGGAAGGACTTTATCGTCGCCCACGAGTCGGCAGACCCCGAGGCCGTGGCGACGGCGATTGTCCGGGGTGCGTTCGAGTACCAGGGTCAGAAGTGCTCAGCCGCGAGCCGGGTCTACCTCCCCGAGGCGCTCTGGCCGGCCGTCGAGGAGTCACTCATGCAGCAGCTCGGCGAGATGCAGATGGGGCCGGTCGAAGACTTCACCAACTTCGTCAACGCTGTCATCGACCGGAAGTCGTTTGAGAACATCACGGGCTACATCGACCGGGCGAAGGAGGCCGACGGGGTCCGCATTGCCCACGGCGGCGGCTACGACGACAGCGAGGGGTTCTACGTCGAGCCGACCGTGCTCATCACCGAGGATCCACACTACGAGACGATGGAGCACGAACTCTTCGGCCCGGTCGCCTCGCTCTACGTCGCCCCGGCTTCGACGAGCTTCTCGGACCTCCTGAAGCTGGTCGACGAGACCTCGCCCTACGCTCTCACCGGGGCCGTCTTCGCCCGCGACCGGAGCGCGGTCATCGAAGCGCGCGACACGCTCGCGGAGGCGGCTGGCAACTTCTACATCAACGACAAGCCGACGGGCGCGGTCGTCGGGCAGCAGCCCTTCGGCGGGGCACGCGGCTCGGGGACCAACGACAAGGCCGGCTCGCACGTCAACCTCCTCCGGTGGACGAGCCTCCGGGCGATCAAGGAGACGTTCGTCCCGGCGGCGCACTTTGCCTACCCATTCCACGCGCCAGACGTGCGCGCGAACGGGCGGGAAGAGAGCGTCGAGGGGTAA
- a CDS encoding antibiotic biosynthesis monooxygenase: protein MFNDNIIWTLEGPIKDGRRDALEALMHEMVEAVRPEPGTLNYEWTIDPDGQRLRVYERYRDADAAMAHLPTWSTFQDRFMDLVDVEQFVVYSELTDELKEQVGGLDPVYMTPVGGFAR from the coding sequence ATGTTCAACGATAACATCATCTGGACCCTCGAAGGCCCCATCAAAGACGGCCGCCGCGACGCGCTCGAGGCGCTGATGCACGAGATGGTCGAGGCTGTCCGGCCTGAGCCGGGTACCCTCAACTACGAATGGACCATCGACCCCGACGGGCAGCGGCTCCGCGTCTACGAGCGCTACCGCGACGCAGACGCGGCGATGGCCCACCTACCCACATGGAGCACCTTTCAGGACCGGTTCATGGACCTCGTCGACGTGGAGCAGTTTGTCGTCTACAGCGAACTGACCGACGAGTTGAAGGAGCAGGTCGGCGGTCTTGATCCGGTGTACATGACACCGGTCGGTGGCTTTGCCAGGTAG
- a CDS encoding SDR family NAD(P)-dependent oxidoreductase has translation MKTILITGSTDGIGLGTARRLTADGHRVLFHGRDPDKLDRVEAELSASGTAERTAADLSVLAEVSALADTVAERYERLDVLINNAGVYSAADPRTADGLDIRFAVNAIAPYLLTRRLLPLIPPAGRVVNLSSAAQAPVDLAALAGQGHLSDGVAYAQSKLALTMWSRYLAGEVGAEGPSVVAVNPGSLLGTKMVRSAFGTAGKDVGIGVDILVQASLSDAFAGASGQYFDNDAGRFAPPHPDALDDRKAEAVVRAIEDVLAHAGMGTGASG, from the coding sequence ATGAAGACGATCCTCATCACCGGCTCCACCGACGGCATCGGGCTGGGGACCGCCCGCCGCCTTACTGCCGACGGTCACCGCGTACTCTTCCACGGCCGCGACCCGGACAAGCTCGACCGGGTGGAGGCCGAGCTGTCGGCGTCGGGAACCGCCGAGCGCACCGCCGCGGACCTCTCGGTGCTTGCCGAGGTGTCCGCGCTGGCCGACACCGTGGCCGAGCGCTACGAGCGCCTCGACGTGCTGATCAACAACGCGGGCGTCTACAGTGCTGCGGACCCCCGGACCGCCGACGGGCTGGACATCCGCTTCGCCGTCAATGCCATTGCGCCCTACCTGCTGACGCGGCGCCTTCTGCCGCTGATTCCGCCCGCCGGGCGCGTCGTCAACCTGTCCTCGGCTGCGCAGGCACCGGTGGACCTCGCCGCCCTCGCAGGACAGGGGCACCTCTCCGACGGGGTGGCCTACGCCCAGAGCAAGCTGGCGCTGACGATGTGGTCGCGCTACCTCGCCGGGGAGGTCGGCGCGGAAGGGCCGAGCGTGGTCGCGGTCAACCCCGGGTCTCTGCTCGGCACGAAGATGGTCCGCAGCGCGTTCGGGACGGCAGGCAAGGACGTTGGCATCGGCGTGGACATTCTGGTGCAGGCCTCGCTGTCGGACGCGTTCGCCGGAGCCTCCGGGCAGTACTTCGACAACGACGCGGGCCGGTTCGCGCCGCCGCACCCCGACGCGCTCGACGACCGCAAGGCCGAAGCCGTAGTCAGGGCCATTGAGGACGTTCTAGCGCATGCCGGTATGGGCACTGGAGCGAGCGGGTGA
- a CDS encoding DMT family transporter has translation MPVATPPPIRRIPLGLRYMAGSALFFSLMTLFVKLAGQRVPAMEIVFARSVFMVAGTYALLRRTGTPPLGHNRRLLLARGVIGATALSLFYWAIPRIPLGDATALFYVTPIWTAVAAAFVLRERTAGRVVAGMVVSLLGVALIAKPSLLFGDSAAGLDPLAVTATVTASILSGLVYTIVRKLRETDAPNVIIFYLSVAGIVLALPFAGSWVVPQGVEWLWLLGAGATTLVAQIFLTHGLHLEQAGRAMSIGYLQVVFAFVWGLFVFGNVPDGWSLGGAALIVGSVLLIARQRAAGGGSVGAPASRSPARSSAHTGMR, from the coding sequence GTGCCCGTCGCCACGCCTCCCCCGATCCGGCGCATCCCGCTCGGGCTCCGCTACATGGCCGGCTCTGCGCTGTTCTTCAGCCTAATGACGCTTTTCGTCAAGCTGGCTGGGCAGCGGGTTCCGGCGATGGAGATCGTCTTCGCCCGCTCCGTCTTCATGGTCGCGGGCACGTACGCCCTGCTCCGCCGGACCGGCACCCCCCCGCTCGGCCACAACCGGCGGCTGCTCCTGGCGCGCGGCGTGATCGGCGCGACGGCGCTCAGCCTGTTCTACTGGGCCATTCCGCGCATCCCGCTCGGCGACGCGACGGCGCTGTTCTACGTCACTCCGATCTGGACAGCGGTCGCGGCGGCGTTCGTCCTCCGCGAGCGCACGGCGGGGCGCGTGGTCGCCGGCATGGTGGTGAGCCTCCTCGGTGTCGCGCTGATCGCCAAGCCGTCGCTGCTCTTCGGCGACAGCGCAGCCGGGCTGGACCCGCTCGCCGTCACGGCGACGGTGACCGCCTCCATCCTCTCCGGGCTCGTCTACACGATCGTCCGCAAGCTCCGCGAGACCGACGCACCGAACGTCATCATCTTCTACCTCTCCGTCGCGGGCATCGTCTTGGCGCTGCCGTTCGCCGGTAGCTGGGTGGTGCCGCAGGGGGTCGAGTGGCTGTGGCTGCTCGGCGCGGGGGCGACGACGCTGGTCGCGCAGATTTTCCTGACGCACGGGCTCCACCTCGAACAGGCCGGCCGGGCGATGTCCATTGGCTACCTGCAGGTAGTCTTCGCGTTCGTGTGGGGCCTCTTCGTCTTCGGGAACGTGCCCGACGGCTGGAGCCTCGGCGGGGCCGCGCTGATCGTCGGCAGCGTCCTCCTGATCGCCCGGCAGCGAGCGGCGGGCGGTGGCTCGGTGGGAGCGCCTGCGTCGCGGTCACCCGCTCGCTCCAGTGCCCATACCGGCATGCGCTAG
- a CDS encoding DUF1330 domain-containing protein: MPAYSVLAVTPTSEDWIDDYLPVANKLVAEHGGRYLARTATHERLEGDGADAALRIVIEWPSAEAARAFENDPAYRPYLQSRLKHSTSHHFLIEGTDDLT, from the coding sequence ATGCCTGCCTACTCCGTCCTCGCCGTCACCCCGACCTCCGAAGACTGGATCGACGACTACCTGCCCGTTGCCAACAAGCTCGTCGCCGAGCACGGCGGCAGGTACCTCGCCCGGACCGCCACCCACGAGCGGCTCGAGGGCGACGGCGCAGACGCCGCGCTCCGCATCGTCATCGAGTGGCCTTCGGCGGAAGCCGCCCGCGCCTTCGAGAACGACCCCGCCTACCGGCCGTATCTACAGTCCCGTCTCAAGCACTCGACCAGCCACCATTTTCTGATCGAGGGCACCGACGATCTCACTTGA
- a CDS encoding FxsA family protein, producing the protein MPSFQKPSLFGRLLLLFTVVPILELTLLVWLGGRIGFWPTVGLIAATAIIGSTLAHREGLSALARFRARMAQGEVPGDELTDGILILIAGAFLLTPGVLTDVVGFLGLLPPTRKVIKQAVSKRVRQSMLGDTVSVGTWPPPPPPESDAVDVEFEDVREDA; encoded by the coding sequence ATGCCCTCGTTTCAGAAGCCCTCGCTCTTCGGCCGCCTGCTGCTGCTCTTCACGGTCGTCCCGATCCTCGAACTGACCCTCCTCGTCTGGCTCGGCGGGCGGATCGGGTTCTGGCCGACCGTAGGCCTGATCGCCGCGACGGCCATCATCGGATCGACGCTCGCACACCGCGAGGGGCTCTCGGCGCTGGCGCGGTTCCGGGCCCGCATGGCGCAGGGCGAGGTCCCCGGCGACGAGTTGACCGACGGCATCCTCATTCTCATCGCCGGGGCCTTCCTCCTCACGCCCGGCGTGCTCACCGATGTCGTGGGCTTCCTCGGGCTGCTGCCCCCGACGCGGAAGGTGATCAAGCAGGCCGTCTCGAAGCGGGTCCGCCAGAGCATGCTGGGTGACACGGTCAGCGTGGGTACGTGGCCCCCGCCTCCGCCGCCGGAGAGCGATGCGGTGGACGTGGAGTTCGAGGACGTGCGGGAGGATGCATAA
- a CDS encoding siphovirus Gp157 family protein has protein sequence MSDIKPLTLYAIDAELQALEDALLASGGEITDEIEAQHNDLLDLRTGKVEGYLRVLRRLEATAEAVKAERQRLQEAERRFATAAQSLKSRLAWSMQQRGETEHPTALGRVKLQRSSSPPVELTAEVGSLPDAFVRVKRSADLTALRDALQSDDPDLRAEAERVAHLGEATYYVRIY, from the coding sequence ATGTCCGACATCAAGCCGCTCACCCTCTACGCCATCGACGCGGAGCTCCAGGCGCTCGAAGACGCGCTCCTCGCCTCCGGCGGCGAGATTACGGACGAGATCGAGGCCCAGCACAACGACCTGCTCGACCTCCGCACGGGTAAGGTCGAGGGCTACCTCCGCGTGCTGCGCCGGCTGGAGGCTACGGCCGAGGCCGTGAAGGCGGAGCGGCAGCGGCTCCAGGAGGCGGAGCGCCGCTTCGCAACCGCCGCGCAGTCGCTCAAGAGCCGCCTCGCGTGGTCGATGCAGCAGCGCGGCGAGACCGAGCACCCGACCGCGCTCGGCCGCGTCAAGCTCCAGCGGAGCAGCAGCCCGCCGGTCGAGCTGACCGCCGAGGTGGGGAGCCTGCCGGACGCCTTCGTGCGCGTCAAGCGCTCGGCCGACCTGACTGCGCTCCGCGACGCGCTCCAGTCCGACGACCCCGACCTCCGCGCCGAGGCCGAGCGTGTAGCGCATCTGGGCGAGGCCACATACTACGTGCGGATTTACTGA
- a CDS encoding TIGR03571 family LLM class oxidoreductase: MAEATPTAERLESAPFRPLNRGYRSVFQPGRLTLGLVVPIETYAQGPVPAMERHAERVRLAERLGFAAVWLRDVPFNVPSFGDAGQPFDPFVYLGLLAGQTERIALGVASVILPLRHPAHVARAAASADVLSGGRLLLGIASGDRPAEYPAFGQRFEARGERFREAYAYLRRIAEPSPSLDSPYGRVGGGIDLLPKPVVGQLPLLITGGSRQAPSWVAAHGDGWMTYPRAAAVQAQAVRDYRALIPGTFGKPVMQPLYVDLDDDPDAAPRPLHLGMRSGMRALAAYLGALETAGVNHVALNLRFNRADTETTLRCLADDLLPQFPTLQM; the protein is encoded by the coding sequence GTGGCTGAGGCTACGCCGACCGCTGAGCGCTTGGAGTCCGCACCGTTCAGACCCCTCAACCGGGGCTACCGCTCGGTCTTTCAGCCCGGCCGGCTGACGCTGGGCCTCGTGGTCCCGATTGAGACGTACGCGCAGGGGCCGGTGCCGGCGATGGAGCGCCACGCCGAGCGCGTCCGGCTGGCCGAGCGACTTGGCTTCGCGGCCGTCTGGCTCCGCGACGTTCCGTTCAACGTGCCTTCGTTCGGCGATGCGGGCCAGCCGTTCGATCCGTTCGTGTACCTCGGCCTGCTGGCCGGGCAGACGGAGCGGATCGCACTCGGTGTGGCGAGCGTCATTCTTCCGCTCCGGCACCCGGCCCACGTCGCCCGGGCCGCCGCGAGCGCCGACGTGCTCTCGGGCGGGCGACTCCTCCTCGGCATCGCCTCGGGCGACCGGCCGGCGGAGTACCCCGCCTTCGGCCAACGGTTCGAGGCGCGGGGTGAGCGGTTCCGGGAGGCCTACGCTTACCTCCGCCGGATAGCCGAGCCTTCGCCCAGCCTCGACAGTCCGTACGGCCGGGTCGGCGGCGGGATAGACCTCCTGCCCAAGCCCGTTGTCGGTCAGCTTCCGCTGCTCATCACCGGAGGCAGCCGCCAGGCTCCCAGTTGGGTCGCGGCGCACGGCGACGGGTGGATGACCTATCCACGCGCCGCCGCCGTCCAGGCGCAGGCGGTCCGCGACTACCGAGCGCTCATTCCGGGTACGTTCGGCAAGCCCGTCATGCAGCCGCTCTACGTGGACCTGGACGACGACCCCGACGCAGCACCCCGGCCGTTGCACCTCGGGATGCGGTCGGGTATGCGTGCGCTCGCGGCGTACCTCGGGGCGCTGGAGACGGCCGGCGTCAACCACGTCGCACTCAACCTCCGGTTCAACCGGGCCGACACCGAGACGACGCTTCGGTGCCTCGCCGACGACCTGTTGCCTCAGTTTCCGACTCTCCAGATGTAA
- a CDS encoding LysR family transcriptional regulator — MDSSTLDLRHLRLVRAVVEEGTLTAAGNRLSLSQSALSHQLRDVEDRLGIALFERRGRSLVLTEAGGRVLDAARVVLDEVSRAEADLDVLAAGKSGTLRVTAECYTTYHWLPLVLGTYREAWPLVDVEIVAGASERPGAALLDRRVDVALVTTVDRADGLALTELFEDEVVAVVAESHPWAGRAHVEPAAFDGEQVFVWHTCTERDCVLSLVAAAGATPSRIIPVPLSTEGAVGMVRAGLGVTAMARWAAAPYLEQGGLADVPVTEDGVRRRWYVAMRRDPRPPYVDAFVDALTRMEQPALLNPGMPPAA, encoded by the coding sequence ATGGACTCCAGCACGCTCGACCTCCGCCACCTCCGCCTTGTCCGTGCTGTGGTGGAAGAAGGAACGCTCACGGCGGCGGGCAACCGGCTCTCGCTCTCGCAGTCGGCGCTCTCGCACCAACTCCGCGATGTCGAAGACCGGCTCGGGATCGCGCTGTTCGAGCGGCGCGGCCGGTCGCTCGTGCTGACCGAGGCCGGCGGGCGCGTGCTCGACGCGGCCCGGGTCGTGCTCGACGAGGTGAGCCGGGCCGAGGCCGACCTCGACGTGCTCGCGGCGGGCAAGAGCGGGACGCTTCGGGTTACGGCCGAGTGCTACACGACCTACCACTGGCTCCCGCTCGTGCTCGGCACCTACCGCGAGGCGTGGCCGCTCGTGGACGTGGAGATCGTAGCGGGGGCCTCGGAGCGGCCCGGGGCCGCGCTCCTCGACCGCCGGGTGGACGTAGCCCTCGTCACGACCGTGGACCGGGCAGACGGCCTCGCGCTCACCGAACTGTTCGAGGACGAGGTCGTCGCGGTGGTGGCCGAGAGCCACCCGTGGGCGGGGCGAGCACACGTCGAGCCGGCGGCCTTCGACGGCGAGCAGGTGTTCGTCTGGCACACATGCACCGAGCGTGACTGCGTGCTCTCGCTCGTGGCGGCGGCCGGGGCTACGCCCAGCCGGATCATCCCGGTCCCACTCTCCACCGAAGGAGCCGTCGGGATGGTCCGGGCCGGCCTGGGCGTGACAGCAATGGCACGCTGGGCGGCTGCCCCGTACCTCGAACAGGGCGGGCTTGCTGACGTGCCGGTCACCGAAGACGGCGTGCGGCGCCGGTGGTACGTGGCAATGCGGCGAGATCCACGACCGCCGTACGTCGACGCGTTCGTGGACGCCTTGACTCGGATGGAGCAGCCGGCCCTCCTGAACCCCGGCATGCCTCCGGCTGCGTGA